From the Anaeromyxobacter dehalogenans 2CP-1 genome, the window GGATCGTGGTGGACGCCGCCCTGGAGGCGGCGGGGCGGATCATGGCGGGCTCGACCCGGTCCGAGCGGCTGGAGGCGCTGGCGCAGGAGTACCTGGCGGAGTTCTCGACGGACGGCGACCGCGACGGCGCGCGCCTGCTGGGGCCGGAGCTCCGGACTTCGGCGGCGGGCGAGCGGTCGCGCCGCGCGGCGCTCGAGGCCGAGCCGGAGCGCTGGCCGCTGCTCCCGCCGGTGGAGGACTGGCCGGCGCCGGACGTCCGCTTCGACGAGAGCGCGACCGCGCAGGAGATCGACCGGGCCCTCCGCGCGCTCGCGGCGGCGCGCTCCACGCTGGAGGACGTCATCGGCGACTGCGCGTACGCGGTCCGCCGGAGCGGCATGCACCTGCGCCTCGGCTTCGCCAGCTTCCGCCATTACGTGGAGGAGCGGCTGCGCCTCCCGCCGCGCGCGGTGGAGCAGCGCGCCGAGCACGAGGAGCGGCTGGCGCGGTCGGCCGGGCTCCGCGAGGCGCGCCGGCAGGGGGTCTCCTACGAGCGGCGGCGGATCCTCGCCCGGCTGCCGGAAGACGAGATCGCGTCCTGGATCCCGCGGGCGAAGGCGATGACCTGCGTGGCGCTCCGGCGCGCGGTGGAGGGCGAGCGGGAGCGGCAGCTGCGTGCGCACCGCAAGGTCTCGGTCCCGCTGCCCCGCCGGGTGGCGGTGCTCCTCGCCGCGGCCTTCGAGACCGTCCGGAAGCGCGTGGGACGCCTCGTGCCGGCCGGATCGTGCCTCGCCATCCTGGGCGCGCACTTCCTGGGGCAGTGGGGGGACGTGCTGAAGGGCTCGCCGAGCCGCTCACAGCGCGTGCGGGAGCGAGACCTGGGCTGGTGCCAGGTCCCGGGCTGCAGCCACCGCGCGGCCCACGCGCACCACGTGCTGTTCCGCTCGCAGGGCGGCGGGGACGAGGCGGAGAACCAGGTGGCGCTCTGCGCCTTCCACCACCTCCGCTGCGTCCACGGCGGCCACCTGACCGTCTTCGGGCGCGCGCCGGACGCCCTCATCTGGCTGCTGAATGGCGCGCCGTTCACGGGGACGGGCGCGTAGGGGCGCGCCCGCGAGCGGCGGCGCTCACGGGCGCCCGGCGCCGCTCACCGCTGCCAGTCGCCGTCGCGGTCGTGGCCGTGGCGGTCGTCGTCGCCCTCGCCGATCCGGATCTCCTTCGCGTGGATCTCCGCGGCGTCGATCCAGTCGGCGTTGAGCTCCTTCACGTAGATCACGTCGGCCTCGAGCTCCTCGGCCTCGATGCGCCCGCCGCCGTGCTTGCGCATGCCGCGCTTCCACTGGTCGTCGCGCACCATGCGGCCGATGCGCCCCTCGTACGCGCGGACCTCCTTCGCGTAGATGACGCGGGCGCGCACGTACCCGGCGTTCAGCTCCTTCGCGCGCACCACGTTCGCGGGGGCGTAGCGCGGCGGCGGCGGGGGCGGCGCGGGCCGGTACTCGGGCGGTGGAGGCGGCGGGCCGGGGCGGTACTGCGGGGGCGGCGGAGGGGGAGGCGGGGCGGCCTCCAC encodes:
- a CDS encoding HNH endonuclease signature motif containing protein, yielding MDAAPLAGLGAADLPGTAAAEHAFLPLRELVPYSRADLDRWFRGGEPEADELERMLAWASRGRGAIDLAVAEGLAALCRGERLASLGFHLDDYAREVLEIGKRAAEGLARLGAGLRTRPRLREALRSGRVGLRAAETVLAVASGDAEAFWVERAARQTVRELEDAVRRAGGAGPDDADEAWVTLRTQLPEAERIVVDAALEAAGRIMAGSTRSERLEALAQEYLAEFSTDGDRDGARLLGPELRTSAAGERSRRAALEAEPERWPLLPPVEDWPAPDVRFDESATAQEIDRALRALAAARSTLEDVIGDCAYAVRRSGMHLRLGFASFRHYVEERLRLPPRAVEQRAEHEERLARSAGLREARRQGVSYERRRILARLPEDEIASWIPRAKAMTCVALRRAVEGERERQLRAHRKVSVPLPRRVAVLLAAAFETVRKRVGRLVPAGSCLAILGAHFLGQWGDVLKGSPSRSQRVRERDLGWCQVPGCSHRAAHAHHVLFRSQGGGDEAENQVALCAFHHLRCVHGGHLTVFGRAPDALIWLLNGAPFTGTGA